The DNA segment GACAACCTGCGCGGGTTGAAGGAGAACGTGATCGTCGGACGGCTGATCCCGGCCGGCACCGGTCAGGCGTACCAGCGCATGCGCAAGAACGCGCCGGCGCGGGACGTTGACGTCGACCTGTCCGAGCTGCAGTCGATGTTCGAGGAAGTGGACAACCAGGCGGCCGCCGAGGCGCCCGTCGACGTTGTCACGGCAGCGGAGTCGTCTGCGGACGGCTCGTCATTGCCGGCCAACGAGTCGTGATCGACGGGTTTTGGCGCATTCAGTTGACACTGATTGCGCCAGAACCCTAAAATTGCGGGTTTTCGCGGGCCGTGTTAACACGGCCTGCTTTTGATTTGCCCGGAGACAAGTGCCGTGACGCCACGCGGCGTCCCCGGCTGGAATACCAACGGATAGCATATGGCCACAATCAATCAGCTCGTGCGCAAGCCGCGCAAGAGCAAGGTCGAGAAGAGCAACGTACCGGCGCTGGAGGCTTGCCCCCAGAAGCGGGGCGTCTGCACTCGCGTCTACACCACCACGCCGAAGAAGCCCAACTCGGCGATGCGGAAGGTCGCGCGCGTGCGGCTGACCAACGGCTTCGAGGTGACCTCCTACATCGGTGGTGAGGGCCACAACCTCCAGGAGCACTCGGTCGTGCTGATCCGTGGCGGCCGTGTCAAGGACTTGCCGGGAGTGCGATACCACACCGTGCGCGGCGCGCTCGATACCCAGGGCGTGGATTCCCGCAAGCAAGGCCGTTCCAAGTACGGCACCAAGCGACCCAAGTCCTGAGGTATCTGCCATGTCACGCAGAAGAGAAAGTCAGCAGCGCGCCA comes from the Pseudomonadota bacterium genome and includes:
- the rpsL gene encoding 30S ribosomal protein S12, giving the protein MATINQLVRKPRKSKVEKSNVPALEACPQKRGVCTRVYTTTPKKPNSAMRKVARVRLTNGFEVTSYIGGEGHNLQEHSVVLIRGGRVKDLPGVRYHTVRGALDTQGVDSRKQGRSKYGTKRPKS